One segment of Streptomyces sp. YIM 121038 DNA contains the following:
- a CDS encoding helix-turn-helix transcriptional regulator encodes MPPRPLQIGPAGRAVARAIESTRTARGYSQRKLANRVTALGRPMTFTAVSRIERRVRRCDIDDLVAIAVALDVAPHALLGWHA; translated from the coding sequence ATGCCTCCACGTCCTCTCCAAATCGGTCCCGCAGGACGGGCCGTCGCCCGTGCCATCGAGTCCACTCGCACCGCCCGCGGCTATTCCCAGCGCAAGCTCGCCAACCGCGTCACCGCGCTCGGGCGCCCCATGACCTTCACCGCTGTCTCCCGCATCGAACGCAGGGTCCGGCGCTGTGACATCGACGATCTCGTCGCCATCGCCGTGGCCCTTGATGTCGCCCCGCACGCCTTGCTCGGCTGGCACGCCTAG
- the mobC gene encoding plasmid mobilization relaxosome protein MobC, giving the protein MAGPARRQGAPNGEAATEGGSQPGKTGRKRRTKIKGKARPRDKKQRPAQSVRLSDQEHALIQVGADAVGMSMAGFLAHSALAAARDQSRTAAAIATERDVLTELFAMRRQLGWAGSNLNQVARALNSGGDAPHLKEVLADIRRAANAVGKAADRVTHQQEQEQEGEAA; this is encoded by the coding sequence GTGGCGGGGCCCGCCCGACGCCAAGGGGCGCCGAACGGAGAGGCTGCGACCGAGGGCGGATCGCAGCCAGGAAAGACCGGCCGCAAGCGCCGGACGAAGATCAAGGGGAAGGCCCGTCCGCGCGACAAGAAGCAGCGTCCCGCCCAGAGCGTCCGCCTCAGCGATCAAGAACACGCCCTCATCCAGGTCGGCGCCGACGCCGTCGGCATGAGCATGGCGGGCTTCCTCGCCCACTCCGCGCTGGCCGCCGCCCGCGACCAGTCCCGCACCGCCGCCGCCATCGCCACCGAACGCGATGTGCTCACCGAGCTGTTCGCCATGCGCCGCCAGCTCGGCTGGGCCGGCAGCAACCTCAACCAGGTCGCCAGAGCCCTCAACTCCGGCGGTGACGCACCGCACCTCAAAGAGGTGCTCGCCGACATCCGGCGCGCGGCCAACGCCGTAGGCAAGGCCGCAGACCGCGTCACCCACCAGCAGGAGCAGGAGCAGGAAGGTGAGGCTGCTTGA
- a CDS encoding helix-turn-helix domain-containing protein, with translation MQEAAAYLGLSPRTLYVWRHRRQGPPSFRLGARGRVTYRLDALDAWIREQELADSRSNPALDPVSAAPQRRVDHSATA, from the coding sequence GTGCAGGAAGCGGCGGCCTATCTCGGTCTCTCGCCGCGCACGCTCTACGTCTGGCGGCACCGGCGGCAGGGGCCGCCGAGCTTCCGGTTGGGGGCCCGTGGGCGGGTGACGTACCGGCTCGACGCGCTCGACGCCTGGATACGCGAGCAGGAGCTGGCCGACTCGCGCTCCAACCCAGCCCTCGACCCCGTGAGCGCTGCCCCGCAGCGTCGGGTCGACCACTCGGCTACGGCCTGA
- a CDS encoding ATP-binding protein → MARLDGILADRGIDRASLPAEPPAQPVTTLQLADARIPPRYRDALATHPQVTAWVDEIVRAGRPGPGGSRGIACGPSLLIVGTTGTGKTHQAYGAVRSLLRAGVRLRWEAANTPDLHARLRPRSGHDPERELHVLSRSPLLIVDDLGAAKQSEWTEELTYRLIDRRYTEMLPTLITTNLPIGALRDAIGDRVASRLAEMTLRVVLTGPDRRRQPATTA, encoded by the coding sequence ATGGCCCGCCTCGACGGCATCCTCGCCGACCGGGGCATCGACCGCGCGTCCCTGCCCGCCGAGCCGCCCGCGCAGCCCGTGACCACACTGCAACTGGCCGACGCCCGCATCCCGCCCCGCTACCGCGACGCCCTCGCCACCCACCCCCAGGTCACCGCCTGGGTGGACGAGATCGTCCGGGCCGGGCGACCGGGTCCGGGCGGCTCGCGCGGCATCGCCTGCGGTCCGTCGCTGCTGATCGTCGGCACCACCGGCACCGGCAAGACCCATCAGGCGTACGGAGCCGTCCGCTCGCTGCTCAGGGCCGGGGTACGACTGCGCTGGGAGGCGGCGAACACCCCTGACCTGCATGCCCGCCTGCGCCCGCGCTCCGGCCACGACCCCGAGCGCGAACTCCACGTCCTCAGCCGCAGCCCGCTGCTGATCGTGGACGACCTCGGCGCGGCCAAGCAGTCGGAGTGGACGGAGGAGCTGACGTACCGGCTCATCGACCGCCGCTACACCGAGATGCTCCCCACCCTCATCACCACCAACCTGCCCATCGGCGCCCTGCGCGACGCCATAGGCGACCGTGTGGCCTCGCGCCTGGCGGAGATGACACTCCGCGTCGTCCTCACCGGTCCCGACCGGCGGCGACAGCCTGCCACCACGGCCTGA
- a CDS encoding ImmA/IrrE family metallo-endopeptidase translates to MSLRHGFKAEANRLAVQMRKELRLHPASPLAPARLAEHLEIPVETFSSVVAHDVRIGPLLTDAREAVSAVTVYAGTRRGIWVNDSHDPGRQNSSAAHEVAHALLMHPPGPALDLGGCRHWDGEIEEEADWLAGSLLITNEAAWSIVRRGTSPEEAMLQYGVSKPMLTWRMNMSGARGRRTRSAS, encoded by the coding sequence ATGTCGTTGCGTCATGGCTTCAAGGCTGAAGCGAATCGTCTCGCGGTGCAGATGCGGAAGGAGCTACGGCTTCATCCCGCGTCGCCTCTCGCACCCGCCCGGCTCGCTGAACACTTGGAGATCCCGGTCGAGACGTTCAGCTCTGTGGTAGCCCATGACGTACGGATCGGGCCACTCCTCACCGATGCGCGGGAGGCCGTGAGTGCCGTGACCGTATACGCAGGGACGCGGCGGGGGATTTGGGTGAACGACTCGCACGATCCGGGGCGGCAAAACAGCTCAGCCGCTCATGAAGTCGCGCACGCGCTCTTGATGCACCCGCCTGGTCCTGCACTCGACCTCGGCGGTTGTAGGCACTGGGACGGGGAGATCGAAGAGGAGGCTGACTGGCTGGCCGGTAGCCTCCTCATCACCAACGAGGCGGCGTGGTCCATCGTCAGGCGCGGCACCAGCCCAGAGGAAGCGATGCTCCAGTACGGAGTTAGCAAGCCCATGTTGACCTGGCGCATGAATATGAGTGGCGCGCGCGGGCGCCGTACCCGATCGGCAAGTTGA
- a CDS encoding HAD-IA family hydrolase: MPHAKAAADRNAPRGLILDFAGVLTADPRPVHRAWCEAEGLHPDAWRTALGDNPEGRRLYTALEFGQIGQTEWNEGTASLLGAHVEPSNLMGRAWAGVPAARHMAALARAAKEAGYRLALLSNSFGLDPFNPYEHVGIWSLFDVHVISEAVGTAKPDPAIYQLTLERLGLPGSACVFVDDHPVNLPPAADLGITTVLATHEADTVAELQALLGVSVDLAA; this comes from the coding sequence ATGCCGCATGCCAAGGCCGCCGCCGATCGCAACGCCCCGCGCGGGCTCATCCTGGACTTCGCCGGGGTACTGACCGCCGACCCGCGCCCCGTGCACCGCGCGTGGTGCGAAGCGGAAGGGCTCCACCCCGACGCATGGCGTACCGCTCTCGGTGACAACCCTGAAGGCCGACGGCTGTACACGGCGTTGGAGTTCGGACAGATCGGCCAGACCGAGTGGAATGAGGGCACAGCGAGCCTGCTCGGTGCGCATGTCGAACCGTCGAACCTGATGGGGCGCGCCTGGGCCGGAGTGCCCGCAGCACGGCACATGGCCGCCCTCGCGCGGGCCGCGAAGGAAGCGGGGTACCGGCTCGCGCTGTTGTCGAACAGCTTCGGTCTGGACCCCTTCAACCCGTACGAACACGTCGGCATCTGGAGCCTGTTCGACGTACACGTCATTTCCGAGGCTGTCGGAACCGCGAAGCCGGACCCGGCGATCTACCAGCTGACACTGGAGCGTCTCGGCCTGCCCGGCTCGGCCTGCGTGTTCGTCGACGACCATCCGGTGAACCTCCCGCCCGCCGCGGACCTGGGCATCACCACCGTTCTCGCGACGCACGAGGCGGACACCGTCGCCGAGCTGCAGGCCCTCCTCGGGGTGAGCGTCGACCTAGCCGCGTAG
- a CDS encoding DUF2637 domain-containing protein produces MPQPDLPAHTDAPSHSVTGWDRAAIVALGSAGCALSYDALQQMATAIHVRGLLTYLFPLVIDGFIAYGVRALIILRGAPFRARAYVWTLFGTATAASIWANALHAVRLNQQARTGDLRLGDTTVGILSTLAPLALAGAVHLYILIARQTARTTPTTATSVHPTPGSPGTDLVQDQPGPPSATDATQAHRSGRPPGAEMDELLAIARAAVEAHGRVSRAVARDAIREAGLPISEDRLTELMQRLRADQGSLTGFSVG; encoded by the coding sequence ATGCCCCAACCCGACCTGCCCGCCCACACCGACGCTCCCTCCCACTCCGTCACCGGGTGGGACCGCGCCGCAATCGTCGCCCTTGGCAGTGCAGGCTGCGCACTCTCGTACGATGCCCTGCAACAGATGGCCACCGCCATCCACGTGCGCGGACTGCTGACGTACCTCTTCCCGCTCGTCATCGACGGCTTCATCGCCTACGGCGTCCGAGCTCTGATCATCCTGCGCGGCGCCCCCTTCCGCGCCCGCGCCTACGTCTGGACGCTCTTCGGCACCGCCACCGCGGCCAGCATCTGGGCCAACGCCCTGCACGCCGTACGCCTCAACCAGCAGGCCCGGACAGGTGACTTGAGGCTCGGCGACACGACGGTCGGCATCCTGTCCACCCTCGCGCCACTCGCCCTCGCAGGCGCAGTCCACCTGTACATCCTCATCGCCCGCCAGACCGCACGGACCACCCCCACCACAGCCACATCCGTGCACCCCACCCCCGGCTCGCCCGGAACTGACCTGGTCCAGGACCAGCCCGGACCACCCTCGGCCACGGACGCTACTCAAGCGCATCGCTCCGGCCGTCCGCCGGGCGCCGAGATGGACGAGCTGCTCGCCATCGCCCGCGCAGCCGTCGAGGCTCACGGAAGGGTCAGCCGAGCCGTCGCACGCGACGCGATCCGCGAAGCCGGGCTGCCCATCTCCGAGGACCGTCTCACCGAGCTCATGCAGCGCCTGCGCGCGGACCAAGGCTCCCTGACGGGCTTCTCCGTGGGGTGA
- a CDS encoding relaxase/mobilization nuclease domain-containing protein, whose protein sequence is MIPSIHRQGSSTLCLLRYLYGKGTREEHVDPHLVASFDHMAPDPGRDRKATRKDLARLLDQPLHLLDTDQRPAQHVWHCSVRAAPDDPIMTDEQWADIARRIVAATGIDPGDGAGCRWAAVRHADDHIHIIATLVREDSRRPDHHRSGKRAQAEARLIEADLGLRRVTPGDGTAAKQPTRAERHKAERHGHDRPAREELRETVRRAVAGAASTEEFLGRLKDAGLLVRTKVLSSGDLRGYKVALPDDRNESKEPIFYAGSTLAPDLSLPRIQERFTTNPTPAQTADSERPGSPAASPSAPAAARRTTAQAAWQALLVLDHSGDDGAAAAQIAVTGEVLDALAKTSALHTRGELRKAAWEFERASRSHTRAEFRHAQDLRRAARDLIRGGPALGRGEEGASTAMAIDMLFFLVIAAVHWHARRQHAQQAEAARQAAEHLLAAYQQAAAESLSVLRERGRRIAPSLRHHHTATVRAALPELAEAILAEPGWIALAATLTDAEQAGHDPRALLVEAAAHRELDTAESISDVLVWRLRRTAGLPGYAPHSPQQAGRRTPSPTPATQPVAPPTNASARRR, encoded by the coding sequence TTGATCCCCAGCATTCACCGCCAGGGCAGCAGCACCCTATGCCTGCTCCGCTACCTCTACGGCAAGGGCACACGCGAGGAGCACGTCGATCCGCACCTGGTCGCCTCCTTCGACCACATGGCCCCCGACCCCGGCCGCGACCGGAAGGCCACGAGGAAGGACCTGGCGCGCCTCCTCGACCAGCCCCTCCACCTACTCGACACCGACCAGCGACCCGCCCAGCACGTGTGGCACTGCTCTGTGCGCGCCGCGCCCGACGACCCGATCATGACCGACGAGCAGTGGGCCGACATCGCCCGACGCATCGTCGCGGCCACCGGCATCGACCCAGGCGACGGCGCGGGCTGCCGCTGGGCGGCCGTACGCCACGCCGACGACCACATCCACATCATCGCCACCCTCGTACGCGAGGACAGCCGCCGCCCCGACCACCACCGTTCCGGCAAGCGCGCCCAGGCTGAAGCCCGCCTCATCGAAGCCGACTTGGGTCTCCGTCGCGTCACCCCCGGCGACGGCACCGCCGCCAAGCAACCCACCAGGGCCGAGCGCCACAAGGCCGAGCGCCACGGCCACGACAGACCCGCGCGCGAGGAACTGCGTGAGACCGTCCGTCGGGCAGTCGCCGGTGCCGCCTCCACCGAGGAGTTCCTCGGCCGTCTGAAGGACGCCGGGCTCCTCGTCCGCACTAAGGTGCTGTCCTCCGGTGACCTGCGGGGTTACAAAGTCGCTCTGCCCGACGACCGCAACGAGAGCAAAGAGCCGATCTTCTACGCCGGGTCCACCCTCGCCCCGGACCTCTCCCTGCCCCGCATCCAGGAACGCTTCACCACCAACCCCACCCCAGCGCAGACCGCCGACAGCGAACGGCCGGGGAGCCCAGCCGCCTCCCCGTCAGCACCCGCCGCGGCACGGCGCACCACCGCCCAGGCCGCCTGGCAGGCACTGCTCGTCCTCGACCACAGCGGCGATGACGGTGCGGCGGCCGCGCAGATCGCCGTGACCGGCGAGGTCCTTGACGCCCTCGCCAAGACCTCAGCTCTTCACACCCGAGGTGAACTGCGCAAAGCAGCCTGGGAGTTCGAGCGGGCCTCCCGTTCCCACACCCGAGCCGAGTTCCGTCACGCACAGGACCTGCGCCGTGCCGCACGCGACCTGATCCGAGGCGGGCCGGCACTGGGCCGGGGCGAGGAAGGGGCCAGCACTGCCATGGCCATCGACATGCTGTTCTTCCTCGTCATCGCTGCCGTGCACTGGCATGCCCGGCGACAGCACGCCCAGCAGGCCGAGGCCGCCCGCCAAGCCGCCGAGCACCTGCTCGCCGCCTACCAGCAAGCGGCCGCCGAATCTCTCAGCGTGCTGCGGGAGCGGGGTCGCCGTATCGCCCCATCCCTACGCCACCACCACACCGCCACCGTGCGCGCCGCCCTGCCCGAGCTCGCCGAGGCCATCCTGGCCGAGCCCGGCTGGATCGCCCTGGCCGCCACCCTCACCGACGCCGAACAGGCTGGTCACGATCCCCGGGCCCTGCTCGTCGAGGCCGCCGCCCACCGGGAACTGGACACCGCCGAATCCATCAGCGACGTCCTCGTCTGGCGCCTGCGCCGTACCGCGGGCCTGCCCGGATACGCCCCGCACAGCCCCCAGCAAGCGGGCCGACGCACCCCCTCCCCCACGCCTGCCACACAGCCGGTGGCCCCTCCGACGAACGCCTCCGCTCGTCGGCGATGA